The genomic DNA CATGCCAGATCCTTCCACTGCCCTCCGGCGGTGATGacccaaccatccatccatccatccgtccaacTTCCACTGACTAAGCGGTCGCTTCCGCCGTGTGTTTGCACAGGCCCACCTCGCGACCAGTAAAACCGCTCGTTTATATAGCCTCGTGCTGTGCTGTACTCATTCCGTGCGCGGTTCCTTCCGTTTAGGGCTCCCCGTAGAGCAAACACAGAGAAGGCCATCAAATCTCCCCCGTTTGCTTTGTTCGGTTTGTTCTGCGCTATACCGCGTGTCTCGCAAAAAGCACACGAACCATTACTACAAGACTGCTACTTGCGAGAAGTGCGTAAGAAATGCAAACGTACAGCGTGAGGTTGTAAACGCCTCTAACGCTCTCTAGAAGAAGGAGTCTTTGCGAAAGACTAAGGGCATCTACCGATTGGGGGGACGACTAGCAAGACTCTGAGCACGAACGCCAGCGAAGCGAGAGTCTAGCCACGAGGTGCAGACTTTACGCTCCCCGTGAACAGTCACTCCGCGCGGAACCCTTGTGCCTTGACTGTCCTCTTTTTACGGTCACCTTATTCTTGTGTGCGTAAggcttctgttcttttttttttcttctcgtaagTGGTTTACACAGGAGGATATTTGAACACTCTCTCAGGCCTCTCAGTTCTTCCCCAAGTACACACAAACCAGCGACAGCATTTTTTGCCCGTACAATATCCGActtagagagagaaaaaatatataggtaaagaaatgaaaaaaaaatatggaactAGACCCTAAATGACGTGGCGTTTTGTTCACGGTGCCTTAAGTTGTCCCAAGGCGCCGCACGGACGTTACGATCAAGTCTGCAACGCAGCGCTACGGCGCATGAGACAAATAGCAACAAAAAGCAAgaagcatcaaaaaaaaaaaaaaagaagcacattGTTTGCGTTGACTGCGGTTGAAAGTGGCTTCTCCTGTAGACTTGTTTGCGTCGTCGAGTACGCAACTTTACGGGCACGTGGTATGGCGTCGCCTGGTAATAGCGTGTGTTTTATGCCGTCGTTAAATTACGGGCCAGGCTCAAGCGCTGAACGCCTCATATTTCCTACGCTACGCTTGAATTACTCAAATGGCTTCTTTCTTTTAAACAAAGTAAAGCATTCACAGGAAGCTGAAGGCCTGACGAGATCGACAGTGGCGGGACAACAGACGTCTAAATCTGAAGCCAAACATTCAACAATGGGAGTGCTTTTCAACATTTTCCTGATGAATGTAAGACTGCTCGTTGAAACACGTGGCTTCAACGTGGCTTCAACCTCAGACTCTCATTTAACCAAGGTTAATTGTTTGAATCGTTttattctttttcatttatttattctttgCCTTCTTTTGCTCGAATGCTCTTTTGATTGTTTGCCTCTTCTCGTGTGTCTCTGACGCACCTGTTTAAGCGCACGAACTAAATATAAACTGGGCGCTCAACATGTCGTCGGGCACTTCTGCCACTCTGTCAAGTTAATCCGAAGGGCATTCGAAAGACTATTAGCCCGAGAAGTCACGGTAGACTGCGAATGAAATATAAGAGTAAACTCACAGAAGAGGCTGGAGCAAGCTACAACATTTTCCGCTGCAATCACGGAAGCACGACTCGATTCGATAGAAGAAACCTCGCCTGCCAATCTAACAAGGCAGCATATACGCCTGGATCGCAGCTCCGCAAGATGCGAGCGGAAAAAGACGGCAAAATTAAAGGCGCCGGCTCCGCGGGCGGTCCAAATTGGAATCGACAGGAGGCATATATTCACGACACCGCGTCGGCTCCATGGGCGCGGCACGCTGTTCGGCGGGGGAGCGTACCGTGGACGTCCTTCGCGCGATTGGTCACAGTCCGTCAAGCTGCTACGTACGCGCAGACACACGACCATCAACTCTCCGCGGAGTTCGCGGTGTCGGCTCAAGCTCAACGCGCGTGATTTCGCGTTACGAACGGGAGCCGTATACCCGGAGAGCGAGCCGAAGTATAGCGGCTAAAATAATACCCGTACACCAGGTCAAGCAAAGAAGCAAAAGAACGAATGCGAGGAAAATAAAAATGGAAAAGAGGACGCTGTCAGCTTCCGCGAGTTGCCAGCGAGTGACGATCGGCGGGTCTAACGAAGGCGACGACGtgaacaacaaaataaaaagaaaaatgtcaaTGAAAAAACAAAGATATACCTTCGACGTTCTTGACAGGCAGTAAAAACGAGATTCCTGATCGCACACTTCGCtaaacgtctttttttctttaattctgttGGCTGTGTTTCTATTTTTTACTCTACTTGTCACATAGAGCTGCCGTGTAGTATACCGTTACGAACCGGAGTGACATGGCGCTAAAGAACGTAATTTATTCGCTAGCCGCGACCACCTTCTTTCTCTtctcgttcgttttttttttttttgaaaataattttttgaACCAATCAGCGGCACACGCATTAGACGGCGCAGCAGCCGTATTGGATTGCTTTCACGTGCGGCTGGGCTTACGATGGCACTTCGGCAAGCCAGCGAACGCGATTGTCATATTATCTGTCTTGTATACGTGTGTATCGTGAAGCAAACGACGTGCCTTGACGAACGTGGCTCTAACGCTTGCAAGCGACCGCACAACGTGCAGCACAAGGCTATGTCAATGCCGGCGAGTCTCAGCGCCCTTGATTGTCCGCTTAATTAGCGAACGGTTGTCATCGCGTTGTCTGTGCTGCCTGCAGACGATATGATAGCTGTCTACGCGCGTTTTCTCTGCTATCCGCAGACGTATTCTAGCCGTCTTACATTACGAGTGTTTTCTGTTCGGCTTACAGACGTATCCAAGCTGTTTCACGTGCTTCGCGAATCGCAGACGCTGTCGAAAAGAAACCTATAAAGTTCCGTATACAGGGTCACAGGTTTGAAGTAAGCTAATCACGTGTCCTCGCGGTTGTGACAGTTTCATGCCAGTTTGAGCCTCGTGctgtaaaaaaagcaaaaagatgGAAGGAGGagaagaaaggcaagaaaacGCCTTGCGCGATTGTCCTTCGAGGTCGCTTCGGAACCAGCGTCAGAGTCAACAGCATATACAGACGTGCCGAAACGCACTACATTTAATCGTGCATGCCTGTCGACAGACGCTCAGTATCTCTCGCCTAAGAAAGTACGCAGCCACCAGAAATATTTTGCACTAGAAAGGCGGTTTCAGCAGTTTCCTTCGCATAAACATGCGAAAAACTTGAAGACGCAATAACCTACTCATCCTTATTGCAGCATATTTGTACCATAGCGGCAATCTGCAAGCTCCCCAGAAAAAAAGGACTCAAGAGTTCAGCCTAAgctcattctacacttcactaaAAGTATATTCCACGCGGGTTTCCTAAGAAGAACACTTGAGTATGACAAGTGAAGCTTTCCAGGCGCTATGGACTGCGCATGAAACGCAATGCTAAAGAGCTATTTATTGCCTACTTGACTGCCAGTGCCTGGTAATACACAGTACGCTTGGTTTACTCAAAGAATAATGCGCTAAAGCGAAGAATTGCCAGTCAAGACTATTCATATTCCACTTTTACCACATATCCCGTAATTGCATGCGATTTATGGGAACTGTACTGTAGGAACGCCGCGATTTCGTAGGGGATTGTTGCATGAGGGGATACAGGGCTAAATCTGGTACACATGTGATACCCAAGAAAGTCTATCGGGAAGCGGTGCTGCggtctactctctctctctctctctctctcttatgtatATAACTAGTATAGGGTTGTTCAACGGGCCAGGCAACGAATAAATCAGTGAAAATATTTTCACAACATCGCGGCAATCTTTGTTTTATTGCCTAACAGTTTCGGTCGGTGGACCGACCTTCGCCTGGGGTTACAGGCAAGTCTTAAAGCAAGCCTGTAACACCTGACGAAGGGCGGTCCACCGGCCGAAATTGTTGGGCAATAAAGCCATGATTGCTGCGAAGTTGTGAAAATTATTTTcacttatatatacatataagggTGGGTTGCAGCGAACTAGGATTGCTCAAAAATTATTAGTGATTTTTGGCGTTTCTTGCAAGGACGGCCCGAATCAGGCGTGTTACGCTGTTGCATGTAAACGTTTCTTTGCAGGTCAAACAGCGTCAAGCTTAGCTAGTTCAAAAGCTTGCACCCACCACATAAAATGACTTTGATGGACGCTTGGAAAAAGCAGGTTTCTTTTTATTGTGACGGTGGGGAAATTATGCACGCAGCCCAAGAGTAGACGCCCATGAGATACGTCCGCCAGTCTGAAAGGACAGAACGTTTGCTACGAGGGCGGAGCTGCGATCACCCGACAAGGGGGACACCTACAACCGCCGAGAGAAGCCCTCGGAGTGATAAAAAAACAAACCGATAAAGCGGGAGAGCTGTGTGactaaacttcttttttttcttgcaaccaGCAGAGCTCGTGTCTCTCTGAGGTCAGGTGGAGAATTATAAATGAGCACGCCGCATACTGCTGCACAAGACAAACGACGTGGAAGGTAGGGCTAACGAAAGAAAATATATAGGCGTTCCATCCCACGTCTTCAAGGAGTTTGTAGAACTTGACTGGAatcggggaaaaaaaaggaaaactcaaGTGAGGAGGAGGTCTCGCCAGCATAGTATAGCACTCTGGCTAATACTGCAACATACGTGACGCAGACAGATCATATATTTGTGTGATGACGTCAGATAGTGCTCGCGTCTTTAGCACGTCTTTAGAACATCAAAGCGTTTGAGGAACAGGTTATTTATGTGCCATGTGCATAACCGAAATGTGCCATGTGCATAACCGAAATGCAGAGGCATTGAAGGAGCTGACCTCTCTTGACTGCTTTGTACAACGCGACGGAAAATAAAATGCTCAGTGAAGAAATTAAAAGCACGGGAATTAACTCTCGGGTTCAAAATGAACATTGAGGATACTTCACTTAGTATAACGCGAAAAAAATTATGTTTACCATTCTTTGTTACGAAGAGACAGGGCGGTTAAGGAAATCATAGGATATTGAAATTTCTGATAGCTTTGCAGGGAGTTCTGAATACAGAAAAAACTAAAGATATATCCTGTACTTTGCCCAGATCTACACGAAGGAAAATGTCAGAGTATTATGAAAGAAAGGGGAACCGTGCAGTCGGAAGATAGTAAAATGTGCCCGTGATCGCTATCGAGAGTGCAAGAAAACAGTTTCACTCTAATGCGTCATTTGTTTGATTGTTCTTCGATGCAAAAATGCGGTGCAATGGCGTCAAACACTACCAATAATATGTTACCTAACATAAagaactttctctctctccctctctagcCAACATAGGACTGATATATTTAAGTAACTGGAATGGACACACACTTGTGAGAACGTGCAACTTACTGCTTGTGCGAGAGTTTGTAAGTCAGCTAAATGTTGTCATTTGTTGACTTCATGGGACCAAACCGCCGATTTACATTCATGGGAGATGCATATACATGGGTGATTTTGTTTGGTTAGAACAAGCTCACTAATATCTCAGATGTCAGATAGCGAGAATCTCTCATATCTCGCTGAATTGCTTGAAAAGGTTGACATTACTATACTTCCACAACATACTGCAACGTAGCGTTGGCTAAACAACAAAGCTTCGCGAATTTACTTCTTAATTGTGCCTTAAGCACCACTGATAGGATTGAAGCAGATCTCTAACAAAGTCACATTCTTTTACCAAAATTTCTGTGTTTAGCCCCACTTTCAAGAAGTACGTCTTAAAACCTGTCGGGAAATAAAAGCATTGATGTTCTAGTTACCGCTTCTCAaccctctgaaaaaaaaaaaagcagtgctgGAAGGGGTAAGAAGAAAACTATATTTTAGGGCGAGTCTAGTCCGCGTCGTCTTTGTTTTTGGAGGTGCCACCCCCTACGGTGAATTGCCGACGAGTACAATTTCTCCTTGATGTGGCGTACGTGGCGCTTCAGCCGCAGTCAGAGTCTGGCGCAGGTCTTCAGCTGGTACGGCCAAGTTCGACTTGGTCTCAGGGACGGATATTGGATGACGTGATACTATAGGGTACGCAAGTTCTATGTGAAGCGGCAGACATGACCTGCGCACAAAATAACCGGTACTACTCTTCTTACTGCACCTAATAAGAGATGCCGGCGAACGGCGACAACGAACTTAGCATTAGCGAAGACAGTCCACCAGTGGTATTCGCAATTCAGTCCACCAGTGGTATTCAAATTCGCAAACGAAAACGTTTGCGAATTTGAGCCCAACGTTTTCAGGAAAAGAACGGGAACGACGTCCACGCGGCTTGAGACAGATAGGCCGGCCTCCGCAGCAAGCACGATTCCTTCGCGCGAATGCGACTACACGTAGCTGCGCGCAGACTGGAAGGGCGAATCGCGATCTCCCATTTTGAAAAGACGCGACGCGGCCAACCAGGAGACGCGGCGCCAGCGATTGCGTCCGAGGCGCCGGCGAGGCGGTCGGCGTAGGCAGCTCGAGTggtggcgcagtcgacaggactCGTGCCGTCGCCACCGCCGGGGTCACCCCCACGGTCTCGCCGTCTCGATACGTGGGCCGAGGCCTCCGTAATCTATGTCGACGAAAAAAAAACCGTGCAGTGGCGCGTAGGCTTGAACTGTGGTGTCGCAAGGCTGTATAGAGCACGCGAAAGCCGGCCTTTCGGCTGCCGCAGTGTCGTGTAGAAAGGTTGCGGACCAGTGTGACATGTCACAGTAGACAACGCGTTGGCCAACACTGATCGCGAACGTCGTTCTGTCAGCGAGTTTGTCCCTTGGAGACAAGGGTAACAGATAGAGGAGACAGGGCTCATAAGGCAGGGATTGGATTGGAATGGATTGGAGTAcactttatttgtgcctgcagtttTTTGTGCCTGCAGTTTTTTGTGCCTGCATTTGTGCCTGCAGCGAGTTTCGTGAATTCAAGCAGTGAACGAACTAGCTTCGCGACAATCGGCGACTCAGCGATCATGTCAGTCTGCGATGGTGCAGCAAATATGTCCTGCGTCGTACACAACGTCGGAGACATGTAACTGTGGTCATTTTTCGCAGGATGACATCAGCTCACGATAACCGGTGTCTCCGTGAGTCTTTTTTTCTGTGGAATGAGTGTTGTCTACAAGCCCTAACTGGACATAAAGCATGAATTCGTGTTATTTATTAGACGTTAGTTAATTATACCCGGTGGTTTGCGTCCGTCACTATGCGACAGTTCCAGAGCACCGATATCTACAGCAACATGGAAAAGACGATATGCTCTGGAGACGCATGAATTTATAAATAACGTTATCTAGCCGTTAAAGCAGGTACACTGTAAatggaaataactccgaggtgggagtatactgcttgtcctctagcgaccccccggttcggagtttattatgctccgtatgatcggagtagaatttttactccgtacgagcggaatttttgcgtggaattatgggaggtttttttctgtctttttttattttttgctttgcaattgacggagttttttcgaggtgcaacgggaatataaaaagaggcatcgcgtcagtttgcgcgaacatgtttacatgcagaggctgctggtcaaatttcgaaacatgcacacgagaccgcgtcaaattcgatgaaacaagtcaatgaaaacacatatatcatgacatacataaacattccagaaacgcccaatacagaaatttgaaagacatcccacgtacacgcgatactcaagatgcaacggtgccagtatatatagccacgatactgtgtgccccgaaaccgccaagggagcagctgtgctgttttcagaattacgactcacatgctcgttcatacgagatctgcctctttgaaactaacagaataccttaatcaacacaaaactgttaattcaaaatagtgagagaaaaaaagttaatggcgttatttttcaaaactatgccattctgtgagtgctgaagcgacttcgcacactgccggcgttcgcggccaaaaagtagtgcgttagttacagtaagctagaaaaatgcaagtgcatgtgctgcatagcaaaattacattttttcgatatagtggtagcgtagcaagaaattattacgtgtgaacatgacccgcagcagccgacgtaacaccgaaaaatgcgcagacatacattttatacacagcactacttgctctgagtacaagcagtctgtctcggttgcgaaaaggagctacatcgctgatctgtcgagtgaacccctaaactcgtagccagcaggcatgcgtctaaatcagtgtctcggatagagcgtaatgttaatgcaatatcggaagcaacgacgtgaccaaaacctatatgcgcgataacaattcgattcacatcgctcaataagaagctttattttaagcacacatatatacttatgtcctaccgtttttcttcgggcgaggatatccgttcacagataaataaaaacagttgcttgcactccggtctttctcactggcaacacagcaccgcaacgatcttgggttacgccattcatgcgcgactagcacggatgtcgtcgctcgaacagtggctgctgttgccattgctacgcggtccttacaaacattacaccggacgttgtcagcatgtactcaaaaggacacagaagtcgcatttcacgtactgaagaacacaagacagggtgacctagcacggaaacacagccagaacgtgagccgacatcacgagccagtgagcagcttcgaggtatacctaagcctttttccgcacttgaaaacgtggttcttgcaatcatcgttgtcagcaaagtgatcacagctaatgtacttgaagctgagatacagtgagcttcaggcatgcctataacactttctggaaggagatacgggaaacaaattgacgaaacgctgtcacggaacgacacttcacagacgtaaacaaaccgtcagccatgagcactgcccactccgccgaacgcgcccggtcgctggcgaggcgcacagcctcatgggaagcgccacgtgactaacctgtatcggccgaggggagtttttcaaaactccctgtcggagtttcacgggagaacaaaatttttaagcggagtaaaatcgcgtcatgtcgccttaatactccggcagctagccagcggagtgaaacgagggaatggcgctgttttgctcccatacatcggagtaaatatttgaggaggggaggttttagggcacatcacctcttaaaaactctcagctgggtttattttcgtttacagtgtatcgTGACGTATTTGCGAGGCATGTTTTTCAATGGAGTCCATTCGTGCCTAATGATGGGGCAACTAACGTAGCAGAGCGCTCAACTGCTTCCCTGCAACCGCAGCTGACTTTATGTAGTAATTTCTTTATAGCGGACACAAGACTTCTACAAGCAGTTTCTAACGTCTGTAGAATCTTCCTTTAGTCTGCTGCGTTCTCTTAGCAGTACGGGAGCACTAATAGCCCAATCACTGCTCAGTAGCCTCGTAAATGCGCGGGCGAAAATGCCACCCTTAACTTTCACGAAActcaatcacttttttttttctttcattgctgCAGATCAGGAGAGCCGAGATCCAGGCGAACGAGCGGAGCTGACTCTCGGAAGCCAATACCCAACATGGATGTAGACAGCGTCGCGCTCGAGTCCTTCCTCGAGCTCAACTTTCCGTCCGATCTAAACTTCTCAACACCAATCGAGTATCCACCATTCAACCCCGCCGATGTCGTCCTGCAAGCGACGGCGACAACGACTGCCCAACAGCCGACGGCGTCTTCTGCGTCGAGCAGCGCCATGGCGTTCCAGACGACGCAGCCAGCTCCGGCCATGGACGTAGTCGGCACCGTCTCGAGCACCGCGACCTCGGCGACGTCATCACCGGTGGTCCAGACAGCTAGTGGGCGTCCCCAGCGGTCGTGTCGACTCAACCCAGACTACAACCTGAGGCCACGGTCGGTCCAGATTCGCATTGAGACGGAGCAGCGGCGCAAACAACaccaacaacagcagcaacagcagcagcagagtCACAAGAGGGATCCCAAGCCAAAGCAGAAGCCTCCGCCGCTGTCCAAGTACCGGAGGAAAACAGCCAATGCCCGCGAACGATGCCGCATGCAGGAGATCAACCGGGCCTTCGAAGAACTCCGGGCTGCCGTCCCGATGCTACCTCCGGCCTGCGTGCCGGACAAGAACGGCGAGAACAGCAAGCTCACCAAGATCACCACGCTCAG from Dermacentor albipictus isolate Rhodes 1998 colony chromosome 7, USDA_Dalb.pri_finalv2, whole genome shotgun sequence includes the following:
- the LOC135914388 gene encoding uncharacterized protein; this encodes MDVDSVALESFLELNFPSDLNFSTPIEYPPFNPADVVLQATATTTAQQPTASSASSSAMAFQTTQPAPAMDVVGTVSSTATSATSSPVVQTASGRPQRSCRLNPDYNLRPRSVQIRIETEQRRKQHQQQQQQQQQSHKRDPKPKQKPPPLSKYRRKTANARERCRMQEINRAFEELRAAVPMLPPACVPDKNGENSKLTKITTLRLAVNYIAALSQMLREANETEENSSEVDSVQSIDSLESSLDFGDDPLLMSTDLVGMILESDGESLQLSDAPTP